Proteins encoded in a region of the Raphanus sativus cultivar WK10039 chromosome 8, ASM80110v3, whole genome shotgun sequence genome:
- the LOC130498917 gene encoding uncharacterized protein LOC130498917, producing MSRLHHSDYPALDLNGDNYLDWAMNTSADLKSKGLGKCIKYGNDTLAYERRRAVLMMRKHLVKDLYDECSYINDPYDLWSRLNTMFFEPLLDESMKKWKALRFQDYESVDDYHFDLMRITYSLKLCGEVITNYDLLSKTRDTIHSKEVLLSQKAKGFTTYYDLLSYLSALEEKKQKRKVNLDKLDYVMEISAEYQCEMIYGDAEEAKKRKFGWTHIDDEIGLFIE from the coding sequence atgtcgagactccatcactcggattacccagcccttgatctcaatggagacaattaccttgattgggcgatgaacacttcagccgatttaaagtctaaaggacttgggaagtgtatcaaatacggcaatgatacccttgcatatgaaaggcgtagagctgttttgatgatgagaaagcatctcgtgaaggatctgtatgatgagtgcagttacatcaacgatccttacgatctctggtcgagattgaacaccatgttcttcgagccattactagatgagtccatgaaaAAATGGAAGGCTCTGAGGTTTCAGGATTATGAGtccgtggatgactatcactttgatcttatgagaatcacctatagtcttaaactatgtggtgaagtgataacaaactatgacttgttaagcaagactcgtgacacgatccattcaaaggaagtgttgttatcacagaaggctaaaggtttcacaacctattacgaccttctctcatacctttcagctcttgaggaaaagaagcagaaaaggaaagtcaacctcgacaaactcgactatgttatggagatcagtgccgagtatcaatgtgagatgatatacggtgatgctgaagaagctaagaaaagaaaattcgggtggactcatatagatgatgagattggtttattcattgaatag